The region GTTGGTACATTTCATGTTTTGGAACAATGCAGAAAAAATAATGTAAAACTCGTATTCATGAGTACATGCATGGTATATGAACGTGCCTGGAGTGCGGAAGGTATTAATGAAACAAATCCGGTTAAACCGGCTTCCCCATATGCTGGTTCAAAACTGGCTGCAGAAAATATGGTGATGTCATACTTTCACGCCTATAACCTGCCCGTTACTGTCATCCGTCCGTTTAATACGTATGGACCATATCAGAAAACAGGCGGTGAGGGGGGAGTTGTTGCCATCTTTTTAAAAAATAAGCTTGCAGATAAGTCACTGCAAATATATGGAGATGGAAAGCAGACACGTGATTTGCTTTATGTCGAAGATTGTGCGCGCTTTATTATTGAATCAGGTTATTCAGATAAAACAAATGGCGAGATTATTAATGCAGGACTCGGTTCCGATATCAGTATTAACGATTTGGCAAAGCTTGCAGCTGGGGATGAAGATCGTATTGAACACATTACGCATATTCATCCGCAAAGTGAAATACCTAAATTACTGTGTGATTACAGTAAAGCAAAAAATCTTTTGGGATGGGAGCCAAAATACAGTTTGGAGGAGGGGGTCCAAAAAACAGAGGAATGGATAAAATCTACTAATCTTATATAAAGGGAAGGAACGGAATGAAAAAAAAGAATGGTTTGCTGGCACTTCATGGTGGTGAACCGGTAAGAGAAACCTATTTGCCATACGGAAAGCAGTGGATTAATGATGACGACATGAACGCTGTCATGAATGTGTTAAAAAGCGATTATATTACGACTGGACCAACCATCAAACGATTTGAAGACGCGGTTGCAGATTTTGTTGGAGCGAAATACGCTGTAGCATTTTCCAGTGGAACCGCTGCATTGCATGCCGCTTGTTATGCTGCCGGAATTGAACAAGATGATGAAGTGATTACTTCTCCAATGACTTTTGCCGCGACGTCCAATTGTGTTTTATATGTTGGCGGCACCCCGGTGTTTGCAGATATAGATCCCAACACATACACTATTTCCCCTGCATCCATCAAACCCCTTATGACTGCAAAAACAAAAGCAATCATTTCTGTAGATTATACCGGCCGGCCTGCTGCATATGATGAAATTATGTCCTTGGCAAAACAAAATGGACTTACCGTAATTGGTGATGCCGCACATTCGCTGGGTGCTGTTTATAAAGAAAACTATGTTGGTTCCATTTGTGATATGACCATGTTCAGTTTTCATCCTGTCAAACATATTACGACAGGTGAAGGCGGCATGATCACAACAAATAATCAAAGATATTACGAAAAGTTAATACAGTTCAGAAGCCATGGAATAACCAGGGACCCACAGAAACTTGGTAAAACGGAAGGTCCCTGGTATTACGAAATGCAAGAACTTGGATTTAACTACCGGATGACAGATATTCAGGCTGCACTTGGACTAAACCAATTACGAAAAGTGAATCAATTTATTGAGAAAAGACGAAAATATGTGGATTTATATTATAAAGGCTTTCAAGGTGTTCCAGAGATCACCGTGCCTTACCGGCAAGGAAATTGCAGTTCAAGCTGGCATCTGTTTGTCATACGATTGAATTTGGAGAAATTAACAGCAGGACGTAAGGAAATCTTTGCAGCACTACAGAAGGAAAACATTGGCGTGAACGTCCATTATATACCAGTTTATTTCCATCCATACTATCAGCGGATTGGATATAACAAAGGTATATGCCCTGTTTCTGAAAAACTGTATGAAGAGATTATAACATTACCTCTTTTTCCTGCTATGACGGGGAACGATGTAATGGATGTAGTCAATGCAGTGAAAAAAGTTATAAGCCATTATTCAGAGTGAAAATTCTTGTGATTTCTCAGATGACTAGTGAGAGGGGGAAAGCAAATGCCCAATACTAAAATAATTGCAGAAATTGCTAATGCACATCAAGGTGACCCGTCGATTTTAAAAAAGCTGGTTCTGGAAGCAGCCAAAGCAGGAGCAGATGCAATTAAATTCCAATGGTTCAAATATAATCATTTGGCCATACCGGATTACAAATGGTATGAAGCTTATCGTGATTTGTTTATTAAGGAAAGTGATTGGAGTTCTGTTATCAGTCTTGCCAAAAAGCAGGGAATGCATATATGGGCGGACATTTTTGATGACTGGGGAATGAGTCTTGCAAAAAAATATGAATCAGATATTACTGGTTTAAAACTTCCGCCATCAATTATTCAGTCGAAATTAATAATCAGGGAAATTGGCAAACTGGAAAAGCCGATTATATTAGGTGTTGGAGGTTGGTATGATACTGAGATCGATGAAGCACTTGCATTTATTAGAACGCAAACAAAACAGCCTATTATGCTGATGTACGGTTTTCAGGGATACCCGACGCAAATGGAAGATGTTAATCTTGCAAGATTGTCACATCTGAAAAATAAATATAACTGCAAGATAGGATTTGCCGATCATGAAGATGGCCATAAAAAATCAGCTGTCGATATACCTGTGTATGCTCGCTTTTTAGGAGCGGATGTAATAGAAAAGCACATTACGTTGAATCGATCAGAAAAGGGTCACGATTACTATTCTTCGTTAGAGCCGCACGAATTCAAGGAAATGGTCGATAAAATAAGGTCGGCGGATATTATATACGGTGATCATACCGTCAATGACACCCAAAGAAGATATTTAAATGATGCATTACGTGTAGTTGCCAGGCAGGATATTCCCGCAGATGAATTAATCACACTTGATAAGGTTTCATACAAACGGGCGGATTTAACAGAGGGTTTTATGCCTAATGAATTTGAAAAAGGTTTGCCTTTTATGGCAAATACAGGCATTTGTAAAAATGAACCGTTAAGTGAGAAGAATTCTAAAAAACCTAAAATAATTATTGCTGTAATTGCCAGGTTGAAATCTACCCGTTTAAAAAGAAAAGCTCTATTACCGATAAATGGAATACCATCTGTAAAACGGTGTTTAATGAATTGTCTGGCAGCAACAAAAGCTGACGGAGTAGTTCTGGCAACATCGGATTTAAAAGAGGATCTTCCTTTGACAGAGATAAATATGGAAGGCAATGTATCCGTTGTTAAAGGCGATCCGGATAATGTCGGTCAAAGAATGTTGAAAGTGGCGGAAATAACCAACGCAGATATTATATTACGTGTAACTGGAGATAATCCGGCTGTTTCTCCCGAAATAATAGATTATTTGATTAATAAACACGGTCAAAATGGGGCAGATTTAACGTTGCCAAATAGTAATCATGCAATCGGGACCGGAGCAGATGTTTATGACGTTAATGCATTGAAAAAGTTAATATCAATAGACCCGTCATTAACGTATTCCGAATATCTCTCTTTATACTTTAAAAATAACCCGCATTTATTTAAGACAGATGAAATTGAATTGCCGGAAATATATCGGTATCCAAATTGGAGATTAACGATGGATGAAACAAAAGATTATGAGCTGTTTGAAAGAATCTACACGGAAATGAATATTAAGGAGGAGCCTTTATATTTTGATAAAATTCGAAGTCATTTAATTAATAATCCATCCATCACTTCTATTAACTCCGGTGTTCAGGTGAAGTGGGGTTCAGAGACTAATACAGCAATATTCAAACTGTAACCTATCAACAGTTGAACTACTGCATGGTCGATTATCGGGAGTACTATGCCTTTTTTAATTAGAAAAATTTTGATTAGGATGATTTTATGGATGATTTATTCAGCTTGGGAAATAAGACAATCATTATAACAGGTGGTGCCGGGCATTTAGGTGCATCTATGTCAGAAGGGCTTGCAAAGCAAGGGGCAAATGTTGTTATCGCAAGCAGGAATCTCAATCAAAGTAAACCACTGGCACAAGCATTAAATCAAAAATACAGTGGAGAAATTATTGCGGACTATGTGGATGTGTCGGATGAACAGTCCATTCAGCAATTATATAAAAAACTGTTTGACAGATTTAATACAATAGATGTTTTAATTAATAATGCTCATTTTAGTGTTGCAGGCAGTGTTGAACGAATGACAACAAATGAATGGAAATTTGGAATTGATGGCACCTTAAACAGCGTATTTCTTTGCTCAAAATGGATATTACCGCATATGGTGAAATATGGCCGTGGCAACATTATTAACATTTCTTCTATGTATGGAACTGTTTCACCGGATCCGGCTGTATATGGGGATTCCGATTTCGGAAATCCACCGAATTATGGGGCGGGGAAAGCTGGTGTGATTCAATTCACCCGATACTTGGCCTGCCATTATGGCAGGAGGGGTATCCGGGCTAACTCCATTTCACCGGGTCCATTCCCAAATAAAGATACGCAGCAAAATAAAGCGTTTATAACAAGATTAAATGAAAAAGTTCCGCTTGGCAGGATAGGAAAGCCGGAAGAGCTGCAAGGGGCAATAATCTATTTGGCTTCGGATTCTTCCAGCTATGTAACGGGGCATAATCTTTCGGTGGATGGCGGTTGGACTTCATGGTAAAGCAGAAATTTATCATTTTGATAGTCTAGTAAAATCCAGCTTTTTATTTACAAAAAACTTCTACTCTGATTGGTAATGAGTGAATAAATTCTAAGTATGTGAGGTGATTTCTTGAATATAGTAGCGATTATCCAAGCTAGGATGGGCTCAACAAGACTGCCGGAAAAAATTATGAAAAAAGTCTCGGGGAAACCATTGCTTGAGTATCAGATTGAAAGGGTAAAAAGATCAAAATTAATCAATAAAATCATTATTGCCACAACAGTCAAGCAACAGGAACAGCCGATTATTGATTTATGTGATCGGCTATCTGTTGATTATTATCGCGGTTCGGAAAACGATGTATTATCGCGATTTTACGAAGCGGCCACAGAATCAGATGCCGATGCTATCGTTCGGCTGACGGCAGACTGTCCATTAATTTCTCCTCATGTTATTGACAACATAATTAGTCAGTTTTTACTGCTTACACCTAAGTACGACTATGTATCCAATACAATCGAAAGAACGTATCCGCTTGGTTTGGATACGGAAGTATTTTCAATGGAATGTTTGGAAACGGCGTCCAGGGAAGGAAAGAAAGATTTACATCGTGAACATGTTACAGCATATATGTATACACATCCAAATAAATTTATAACAGCAAATGTCAAACATACACAGGATCACAGCAATTTTCGTCTGACGGTCGATACAAAGGAAGATTTTCAGCTTATTGCCAACATATTGGAAACACTTTATCCCCAAAAACCTGACTTCGAATTAGAAGATATTATCCGTTTACTGGAAAAAAGAAAAGATTGGTTAGCAATAAATGCTCATGTCGAACAAAAAAAGTTTAAGGGATGATTGTTTCAAATGAATATCGTTTTTCGTGTGGATGCTTCAACTGAAATAGGAACAGGTCATGTTATGAGATGCCTTACATTAGCTGATTATCTGACGAAACAATCAACCATTACATTTGTATGCCGGGAACATCCGGGTCACCTTTGTGCGTATATTGAATCCAGAGGTCACCAGGTAATCAGACTCCCCGTCATTGATGAACTGCATGAACACAAAATGTGTAATATGGGTAAGTTAAGGCATTCTCATTGGCTAAAAGCTTCTCAGCAGCTAGATGCGAGCCAAACAATTAAGCGAATAAAACATGAGCAAGTGGATTTGCTGATCATTGATCATTATGGCATTGATGCTGAATGGGAAAGAGAATTATCCTCATATGCCGGCAGTATTATGGTTATCGATGATTTAGCAGACAGATACCATGATTGTGACCTGTTATTGGATCAAAATTTTCATAACCATTTAAAAGGACGCTATGCTTTTTTAGTTCCAAGTGATTGCAAGCAGTTTTTGGGGCCCAGGTATGCCCTGTTGCGAAAGGAATTTCAGGATATCAAAAGTTGTTTAAGAGACAGGGATGGTCAGGTTAGACGAATATTGGTCTTTTTTGGCGGTGTAGATTCAACCAATGAAACTATGAAAACAATGAATGCGATACGCCGTCTTCATAGATCAGATATTGTAACAGATGTGATAGCAGGCAGTAATAATCCATACAAAGGTGAAATAAAAGCCATCTGCAGCAAATTCGATAACTTTATGTACCATTGTCAAGTGAATAATATGGCTGAACTCATGAACCAGGCAGATCTCTGTATTGGTGCAGGAGGAACGACTACATGGGAACGTTGTGCTGTCGGATTGCCAACGATATTAATTTCAATAGCAGAAAACCAGGAATTAATTGCGGAAGCCCTCTATAAACATCATGTTATTCGTTATTTGGGTACAAAGGAACAAGTTACAGAGAGTATGGTTGTGTCAGGATTGGAATCCGTGTTGAATGATTCGGCGCAGCTAAAACGAATGGAGAAATTATCCAGGGAACTAATGGAAAGTAAACAAAACAATATTCGATTATTAGTTGAAAAAATAGGTGAAAGGGTTAACAAAAAATGAAAGGCAGACTGGAGTATTTAACTACAGAGTATTTGAGTAAAGTTCTTTCTTGGCGTAATTCGGATCGAATCAGAAAAAACATGTACAATGAAAAAATTATAACAATGGAAGAGCATCAAAATTGGTTTGAAAAGATAAGGCAATCAGAAAAAGACCATTATCTGTTGTATTTTTTCAATGAAACCCCAGTTGGTTTAGTTTGTTTTAATGACATTACCCGCCAGCATGCTCATTGTAGGTGGGGCTTCTATATTGGTGAGGAAAACACCGAGGTGGGAACAGGTACGTTAATGGCCTTACTTGCGTTTGACCATGCTTTTTACACATTACAATTGAATAAGATTTATGGTGAGGTATTAGATTACAATCTGCCCAGCAGAAAGTATCACGAAAAATTAGGGTTTAAAGAAGAAGGTTATTTCAGGAGTCATGTTAGAAAAGGTGAAAATTTTTACGATGTTTTCAGCTATGGTCTTTTTAAAAAAGATTGGTATGAACTGCACAGACCTTTTATCTTAAAGGGATTGTCAGATAAAGGAATTAAATTGAATTAATTGTATCTAAATGACCTGTATATACAATTTCATGAAAGGTTAAATAAGCATGCGAAAGGAGAATGAACATGAGAGAAATTAAACTTGGAGGGAGGCCGGTTGGATTAAACCACCCTCCATTTATCATTGCTGAAATGTCCGGGAATCATAATCAATCATTGGAACGTGCATTAAAAATTGTGGATGCGGCAGCTGAAGCAGGAGCACATGCGCTGAAAATACAAACGTATACCGCAGATACGATGACGTTGAATAAAGCCGAGGATGATTTTGTTATTAAAGATCCGGAGAGCAGCTGGGGAGGCAAGTCGCTGTATGAACTGTACAAAGAAGCATATACACCCTGGGAATGGCATCAGCCGATCTTTGAC is a window of Virgibacillus ihumii DNA encoding:
- a CDS encoding dTDP-glucose 4,6-dehydratase; protein product: MKVLVTGGAGFIGRWTVDRLLKDGHQVWVLDDLSNGRKENLDDLKKQKNFMQFITGDIKDRRILNHLFTKKFDICYHLAASINVQDSIDHPEVTFNNDVVGTFHVLEQCRKNNVKLVFMSTCMVYERAWSAEGINETNPVKPASPYAGSKLAAENMVMSYFHAYNLPVTVIRPFNTYGPYQKTGGEGGVVAIFLKNKLADKSLQIYGDGKQTRDLLYVEDCARFIIESGYSDKTNGEIINAGLGSDISINDLAKLAAGDEDRIEHITHIHPQSEIPKLLCDYSKAKNLLGWEPKYSLEEGVQKTEEWIKSTNLI
- the pseC gene encoding UDP-4-amino-4,6-dideoxy-N-acetyl-beta-L-altrosamine transaminase; protein product: MKKKNGLLALHGGEPVRETYLPYGKQWINDDDMNAVMNVLKSDYITTGPTIKRFEDAVADFVGAKYAVAFSSGTAALHAACYAAGIEQDDEVITSPMTFAATSNCVLYVGGTPVFADIDPNTYTISPASIKPLMTAKTKAIISVDYTGRPAAYDEIMSLAKQNGLTVIGDAAHSLGAVYKENYVGSICDMTMFSFHPVKHITTGEGGMITTNNQRYYEKLIQFRSHGITRDPQKLGKTEGPWYYEMQELGFNYRMTDIQAALGLNQLRKVNQFIEKRRKYVDLYYKGFQGVPEITVPYRQGNCSSSWHLFVIRLNLEKLTAGRKEIFAALQKENIGVNVHYIPVYFHPYYQRIGYNKGICPVSEKLYEEIITLPLFPAMTGNDVMDVVNAVKKVISHYSE
- a CDS encoding N-acetylneuraminate synthase family protein; translation: MPNTKIIAEIANAHQGDPSILKKLVLEAAKAGADAIKFQWFKYNHLAIPDYKWYEAYRDLFIKESDWSSVISLAKKQGMHIWADIFDDWGMSLAKKYESDITGLKLPPSIIQSKLIIREIGKLEKPIILGVGGWYDTEIDEALAFIRTQTKQPIMLMYGFQGYPTQMEDVNLARLSHLKNKYNCKIGFADHEDGHKKSAVDIPVYARFLGADVIEKHITLNRSEKGHDYYSSLEPHEFKEMVDKIRSADIIYGDHTVNDTQRRYLNDALRVVARQDIPADELITLDKVSYKRADLTEGFMPNEFEKGLPFMANTGICKNEPLSEKNSKKPKIIIAVIARLKSTRLKRKALLPINGIPSVKRCLMNCLAATKADGVVLATSDLKEDLPLTEINMEGNVSVVKGDPDNVGQRMLKVAEITNADIILRVTGDNPAVSPEIIDYLINKHGQNGADLTLPNSNHAIGTGADVYDVNALKKLISIDPSLTYSEYLSLYFKNNPHLFKTDEIELPEIYRYPNWRLTMDETKDYELFERIYTEMNIKEEPLYFDKIRSHLINNPSITSINSGVQVKWGSETNTAIFKL
- a CDS encoding SDR family oxidoreductase, whose product is MDDLFSLGNKTIIITGGAGHLGASMSEGLAKQGANVVIASRNLNQSKPLAQALNQKYSGEIIADYVDVSDEQSIQQLYKKLFDRFNTIDVLINNAHFSVAGSVERMTTNEWKFGIDGTLNSVFLCSKWILPHMVKYGRGNIINISSMYGTVSPDPAVYGDSDFGNPPNYGAGKAGVIQFTRYLACHYGRRGIRANSISPGPFPNKDTQQNKAFITRLNEKVPLGRIGKPEELQGAIIYLASDSSSYVTGHNLSVDGGWTSW
- a CDS encoding cytidylyltransferase domain-containing protein encodes the protein MNIVAIIQARMGSTRLPEKIMKKVSGKPLLEYQIERVKRSKLINKIIIATTVKQQEQPIIDLCDRLSVDYYRGSENDVLSRFYEAATESDADAIVRLTADCPLISPHVIDNIISQFLLLTPKYDYVSNTIERTYPLGLDTEVFSMECLETASREGKKDLHREHVTAYMYTHPNKFITANVKHTQDHSNFRLTVDTKEDFQLIANILETLYPQKPDFELEDIIRLLEKRKDWLAINAHVEQKKFKG
- the pseG gene encoding UDP-2,4-diacetamido-2,4,6-trideoxy-beta-L-altropyranose hydrolase yields the protein MNIVFRVDASTEIGTGHVMRCLTLADYLTKQSTITFVCREHPGHLCAYIESRGHQVIRLPVIDELHEHKMCNMGKLRHSHWLKASQQLDASQTIKRIKHEQVDLLIIDHYGIDAEWERELSSYAGSIMVIDDLADRYHDCDLLLDQNFHNHLKGRYAFLVPSDCKQFLGPRYALLRKEFQDIKSCLRDRDGQVRRILVFFGGVDSTNETMKTMNAIRRLHRSDIVTDVIAGSNNPYKGEIKAICSKFDNFMYHCQVNNMAELMNQADLCIGAGGTTTWERCAVGLPTILISIAENQELIAEALYKHHVIRYLGTKEQVTESMVVSGLESVLNDSAQLKRMEKLSRELMESKQNNIRLLVEKIGERVNKK
- the pseH gene encoding UDP-4-amino-4,6-dideoxy-N-acetyl-beta-L-altrosamine N-acetyltransferase; translated protein: MKGRLEYLTTEYLSKVLSWRNSDRIRKNMYNEKIITMEEHQNWFEKIRQSEKDHYLLYFFNETPVGLVCFNDITRQHAHCRWGFYIGEENTEVGTGTLMALLAFDHAFYTLQLNKIYGEVLDYNLPSRKYHEKLGFKEEGYFRSHVRKGENFYDVFSYGLFKKDWYELHRPFILKGLSDKGIKLN